In a single window of the Neodiprion virginianus isolate iyNeoVirg1 chromosome 1, iyNeoVirg1.1, whole genome shotgun sequence genome:
- the LOC124300358 gene encoding sialin yields the protein MKTYDKLYQRYFPQFIPVRFMICVMMFTACWTSYMARLQMPILVVPMTASKNGSSRSGYCDKEASETSRERRAIWYDPENIYSPWIYENEVQDDSPDAATHKQNINEHNISEALLGHKLRRRRDLELLGQERVGNDGFTLFSKRVFEWDAQTQAQLLSSYGYGNAPGNFVGGIVAIKWGPKRSIFWTTLIAAILSLISPILAQIHWGVLCVSRVIIGFAGGITFPACHSMVAKWAPPDEKSRFVWSLLGGSFGTIITYPMVAAIADSINWQTAWYLPSLMMIVWVILWALIAYDSPEEHPGITDEEKEYIARSQAGIVGKEKPTLRQTPVKKILTSVPFISLVCCHFGNMFLLFFYQNSMTQYLTKSLGFKLTKGGALASLPWAGRMVFGFFFSWVGDSIKRRKYISITWLRKLATIFSHLIPGLFLIGVSYAGCNFVLANLFLVLSLGFNGCAVIANLSNNQDLSPNFAGFLYGIMNTIGCTSGFIGPPIVATIIGDEDSIENWQIVFWVGAAVCIFSMIIFFIGGSGEVQPWNDVTTPADAPATSVPVPTAQRA from the exons CCGCATGCTGGACATCCTACATGGCTCGTCTCCAAATGCCAATTCTTGTCGTTCCAATGACTGCATCAAAAAATGGTTCGTCTAGAAGTGGTTACTGCGACAAGGAGGCCAGCGAAACATCTCGTGAAAGAAGAGCAATCTGGTATGACCCTGAAAACATTTATAGCCCCTGGATTTATGAAAACGAGGTCCAAGATGACAGCCCAGACGCTGCAACTCACAAACAGAATATTAATGAACACAATATAAGTGAAGCGTTGTTGGGACACAAACTTCGCCGCAGGCGAGATTTAGAATTACTTGGTCAGGAGAGAGTCGGCAACGATGGATTCACCTTGTTCTCCAAAAGAGTGTTTGAGTGGGACGCCCAAACTCAAGCTCAGCTTCTATCCTCTTATGGATACGGAAATGCTCCAGGAAATTTTGTGGGTGGAATTGTGGCTATCAAATGGGGACCAAAGAGATCTATTTTTTGGACTACCCTGATAGCGGCGATATTATCTTTGATTAGCCCAATTCTAGCTCAGATCCATTGGGGTGTTCTTTGTGTTTCAAGAGTAATAATTGGATTTGCCGGTGGAATTACATTTCCTGCTTGTCATTCAATGGTAGCGAAATGGGCACCTCCAGATGAGAAAAGTAGATTCGTATGGTCTCTCCTGGGAGGAAGCTTTGGCACAATAATAACGTATCCAATGGTTGCTGCCATAGCAGATTCAATTAATTGGCAAACAGCGTGGTATCTTCCATCTTTAATGATGATAGTCTGGGTGATACTTTGGGCACTGATAGCATATGATTCCCCTGAGGAGCATCCTGGTATTacagacgaagaaaaagaatacaTTGCACG ATCACAAGCGGGTATAGTAGGCAAAGAAAAACCAACCTTACGTCAAACTCCagtgaagaaaatattgaCTTCGGTGCCTTTCATCAGTTTGGTTTGCTGCCACTTCGGGAACATGTTCTTACTGTTCTTTTATCAAAATTCCATGACGCAGTATCTCACAAAAAGTTTAGGATTCAAATTAACGAAAGGAGGAGCACTTGCTTCGCTCCCATGGGCTGGCCGAATGgtttttggatttttcttcAGTTGGGTTGGTGACTCGATCAAGAGACGGAAATACATAAGTATTACATGGCTGAGGAAACTTGCAACAATATTTT CTCACTTAATTCCTGGATTATTCTTGATCGGCGTAAGTTACGCAGGCTGTAATTTCGTACTGGCTAACTTGTTTCTCGTTCTGAGCTTGGGATTCAATGGCTGTGCCGTTATTGCCAATCTATCAAATAATCAAGATTTGTCACCTAACTTTGCTGGATTTTTATACGGCATCATGAATACTATTGGATGTACTTCAGGATTCATCGGACCTCCAATTGTAGCCACAATCATTGGTGATGAG GATTCGATTGAAAACTGGCAGATCGTTTTTTGGGTTGGCGCAGCGGTGTGCATATTCAgcatgataatttttttcatcgggGGAAGCGGAGAAGTTCAACCATGGAATGATGTTACAACACCAGCTGATGCTCCTGCAACATCCGTACCTGTTCCAACTGCACAAAGAgcataa
- the LOC124300419 gene encoding uncharacterized protein LOC124300419, translated as MAIRYAIAIMILLAKCSIYMLRAQMSFAILTMVPRNRVLIQTDNECVQNATSLKMSENYRNRHSPIHNWSELSMCGVVAAHYAGFYSTELFGSYVATFSPKSVISWFILLPSTANTLIPLFLRLGEWTIFLMKVFIGICTGLNQESFAILTLKWAPPNDRILFSGSLYGEYKINYVTKDIGHCVEFFVQLKAVNNQ; from the exons ATGGCGATTCGATACGCAATTGCAATAATGATCCTTTTGGCAAAATGTAGCATTTACATGTTAAGGGCTCAGATGAGCTTTGCTATTTTGACGATGGTCCCGAGAAATAGAGTACTCATTCAAACCGACAACGAATGCGTTCAAAATGCAACATCATTGAAGATGTCTGAAAATTACCGTAATCGTCATTCG CCAATACATAATTGGTCTGAACTTAGCATGTGTGGAGTTGTAGCTGCTCACTACGCTGGTTTCTACAGCACTGAACTTTTTGGATCGTACGTTGCCACTTTTAGTCCAAAAAGCGTAATTTCTTGGTTTATTTTGTTACCCAGTACTGCGAATACACTGATCCCGCTTTTTCTTCGACTTGGAGAATGGACAATATTTCTCATGAAAGTTTTCATCGGCATTTGCACA GGACTCAATCAGGAGTCATTTGCAATATTGACACTGAAATGGGCTCCGCCGAATGatagaatattattttcggGAAGTTTATATGGTGAGTACAAGATAAATTATGTGACAAAGGATATTGGACACtgtgttgaattttttgtgCAACTTAAAGCAGTCAACAACCAGTGA
- the LOC124300371 gene encoding arginyl-tRNA--protein transferase 1 isoform X3: MVSSKSMWAYTLKVQDYQDLIDRGWRRSGNYCYKPIMDQTCCPMYTIKCEALEFKISKSQKKLMKRMSKFLKGELKKNDTALCDEFVQDDSDSRLMEVQNCAEQVERARNNATNIDVSLIADTLDLRLPSPTNSTNSQSITESSYSAAKVKHDTNLTPMSSTSKDYKSGMGVDQSKPPPKKAKIIRLERKQNKLLSMGKSTTEINEILNQGKSIAVGKTLEELFHEENVGQKKLELRLVRTSPMSSEYISTSQQSYELYKKYQMAIHKDRAEQVTQQQYTRFLVESPLQEWVPADGPPQGYGSFHQQYWLNNQLIAVGVIDILPSCISSVYFFYDPIYSHISLGTYGSLREVMLTRQLNKLVPNLKYYYMGFYIHTCPKMRYKAGLRPSKLLCPETYVWCDIENCLPKLDKEKYSRLNEDLDAIDQNLSNDITQVSVCYNRKIIPYHIYKKQAHSSADEDEIREYSHLVGTRCARNLALYRR; this comes from the exons ATGGTGAGTAGTaaaa GCATGTGGGCATATACCTTAAAAGTTCAAGACTATCAGGACCTTATCGATAGAGGCTGGAGGCGCAGTGGCAATTATTGTTACAAACCTATAATGGACCAGACTTGTTGTCCCATGTATACTATCAA ATGTGAAGCATTGGAATTCAAAATATCTAAGTCGCAAAAGAAGCTAATGAAAAGAATGTCCAAGTTCTTGAAAggtgaattgaaaaagaatgaTACAGCACTTTGTGATGAATTTGTTCAAGACGACTCAG attcccGTCTTATGGAAGTTCAGAATTGTGCTGAACAAGTTGAAAGAGCACGTAATAATGCTACCAATATTGACGTGTCTCTAATTGCTGATACACTTGATCTAAGATTACCTTCCCCGACGAATTCCACCAATAGTCAGAGTATAACTGAAAGCAGTTATTCTGCTGCTAAGGTAAAACATGATACAAATCTTACCCCGATGTCCTCTACTAGTAAAGATTATAAGTCAGGAATGGGTGTTGACCAAAGTAAGCCACCACCTAAGAAGGCAAAAATTATACGACTGGAGCGTAAacagaataaattattgtcaatGGGAAAATCAACAAcagaaattaatgaaatattaaacCAGGGAAAATCAATAGCTGTTGGCAAAACGTTGGAGGAATTATTTCATGAAGAAAATGTGGGACAGAAGAAACTAGAG TTGCGGCTTGTTAGAACCTCACCAATGAGCAGTGAGTATATCAGCACTTCGCAGCAAAGTTAcgaattgtacaaaaaatatcaaatggCAATACATAAGGACCGAGCTGAGCAGGTTACGCAACAACAATATACAAGGTTCCTTGTAGAATCACCTTTACAG GAATGGGTCCCAGCTGATGGCCCACCACAAGGATATGGATCTTTTCATCAGCAATACTGGCTTAACAATCAACTAATTGCTGTTGGTGTAATAGATATCTTACCATCATGCATTTCCAGTGTGTACTTCTTTTACGATCCAATTTACTCACACATCTCTCTAGGAACATATGG TTCTCTTCGAGAAGTGATGTTAACAAGGCAGTTGAATAAATTAGTTCCAaatctgaaatattattacatgGGTTTCTATATTCATACATGCCCAAAAATGCGATATAAGGCTGGACTACGTCCATCAAAACTATTATGCCCAGAGACATATGTATGGTGTGACATTGAAAACTGCCTGCCAAAGTTggacaaagaaaaatacagcAGACTGAATGAAGATCTAGATGCTATTGATCAAAACTTGAGCAATGATATCACACAA GTATCAGTTTGTTACAACAGAAAGATCATACCCTACcatatttacaaaaaacaaGCACATTCGTCAGCTGATGAAGATGAAATCAGGGAATACAGTCACCTTGTAGGAACAAGGTGTGCACGAAACTTGGCCCTTTATCGCAGATGA
- the LOC124300371 gene encoding arginyl-tRNA--protein transferase 1 isoform X5 — protein MSRKSPSLVEYFAEREKHKCGYCKSPDTNCSHGMWAYTLKVQDYQDLIDRGWRRSGNYCYKPIMDQTCCPMYTIKCEALEFKISKSQKKLMKRMSKFLKGELKKNDTALCDEFVQDDSDSRLMEVQNCAEQVERARNNATNIDVSLIADTLDLRLPSPTNSTNSQSITESSYSAAKLRLVRTSPMSSEYISTSQQSYELYKKYQMAIHKDRAEQVTQQQYTRFLVESPLQEWVPADGPPQGYGSFHQQYWLNNQLIAVGVIDILPSCISSVYFFYDPIYSHISLGTYGSLREVMLTRQLNKLVPNLKYYYMGFYIHTCPKMRYKAGLRPSKLLCPETYVWCDIENCLPKLDKEKYSRLNEDLDAIDQNLSNDITQVSVCYNRKIIPYHIYKKQAHSSADEDEIREYSHLVGTRCARNLALYRR, from the exons atgtcgagaaaGTCCCCAAGTCTTGTCGAATATTTCGCAGAGCGTGAAAAACACAAATGCGGCTACTGCAAGAGTCCTGATACAAACTGTAGCCATG GCATGTGGGCATATACCTTAAAAGTTCAAGACTATCAGGACCTTATCGATAGAGGCTGGAGGCGCAGTGGCAATTATTGTTACAAACCTATAATGGACCAGACTTGTTGTCCCATGTATACTATCAA ATGTGAAGCATTGGAATTCAAAATATCTAAGTCGCAAAAGAAGCTAATGAAAAGAATGTCCAAGTTCTTGAAAggtgaattgaaaaagaatgaTACAGCACTTTGTGATGAATTTGTTCAAGACGACTCAG attcccGTCTTATGGAAGTTCAGAATTGTGCTGAACAAGTTGAAAGAGCACGTAATAATGCTACCAATATTGACGTGTCTCTAATTGCTGATACACTTGATCTAAGATTACCTTCCCCGACGAATTCCACCAATAGTCAGAGTATAACTGAAAGCAGTTATTCTGCTGCTAAG TTGCGGCTTGTTAGAACCTCACCAATGAGCAGTGAGTATATCAGCACTTCGCAGCAAAGTTAcgaattgtacaaaaaatatcaaatggCAATACATAAGGACCGAGCTGAGCAGGTTACGCAACAACAATATACAAGGTTCCTTGTAGAATCACCTTTACAG GAATGGGTCCCAGCTGATGGCCCACCACAAGGATATGGATCTTTTCATCAGCAATACTGGCTTAACAATCAACTAATTGCTGTTGGTGTAATAGATATCTTACCATCATGCATTTCCAGTGTGTACTTCTTTTACGATCCAATTTACTCACACATCTCTCTAGGAACATATGG TTCTCTTCGAGAAGTGATGTTAACAAGGCAGTTGAATAAATTAGTTCCAaatctgaaatattattacatgGGTTTCTATATTCATACATGCCCAAAAATGCGATATAAGGCTGGACTACGTCCATCAAAACTATTATGCCCAGAGACATATGTATGGTGTGACATTGAAAACTGCCTGCCAAAGTTggacaaagaaaaatacagcAGACTGAATGAAGATCTAGATGCTATTGATCAAAACTTGAGCAATGATATCACACAA GTATCAGTTTGTTACAACAGAAAGATCATACCCTACcatatttacaaaaaacaaGCACATTCGTCAGCTGATGAAGATGAAATCAGGGAATACAGTCACCTTGTAGGAACAAGGTGTGCACGAAACTTGGCCCTTTATCGCAGATGA
- the LOC124300371 gene encoding arginyl-tRNA--protein transferase 1 isoform X4: MSRKSPSLVEYFAEREKHKCGYCKSPDTNCSHGMWAYTLKVQDYQDLIDRGWRRSGNYCYKPIMDQTCCPMYTIKCEALEFKISKSQKKLMKRMSKFLKGELKKNDTALCDEFVQDDSDSRLMEVQNCAEQVERARNNATNIDVSLIADTLDLRLPSPTNSTNSQSITESSYSAAKVKHDTNLTPMSSTSKDYKSGMGVDQSKPPPKKAKIIRLERKQNKLLSMGKSTTEINEILNQGKSIAVGKTLEELFHEENVGQKKLEEWVPADGPPQGYGSFHQQYWLNNQLIAVGVIDILPSCISSVYFFYDPIYSHISLGTYGSLREVMLTRQLNKLVPNLKYYYMGFYIHTCPKMRYKAGLRPSKLLCPETYVWCDIENCLPKLDKEKYSRLNEDLDAIDQNLSNDITQVSVCYNRKIIPYHIYKKQAHSSADEDEIREYSHLVGTRCARNLALYRR; this comes from the exons atgtcgagaaaGTCCCCAAGTCTTGTCGAATATTTCGCAGAGCGTGAAAAACACAAATGCGGCTACTGCAAGAGTCCTGATACAAACTGTAGCCATG GCATGTGGGCATATACCTTAAAAGTTCAAGACTATCAGGACCTTATCGATAGAGGCTGGAGGCGCAGTGGCAATTATTGTTACAAACCTATAATGGACCAGACTTGTTGTCCCATGTATACTATCAA ATGTGAAGCATTGGAATTCAAAATATCTAAGTCGCAAAAGAAGCTAATGAAAAGAATGTCCAAGTTCTTGAAAggtgaattgaaaaagaatgaTACAGCACTTTGTGATGAATTTGTTCAAGACGACTCAG attcccGTCTTATGGAAGTTCAGAATTGTGCTGAACAAGTTGAAAGAGCACGTAATAATGCTACCAATATTGACGTGTCTCTAATTGCTGATACACTTGATCTAAGATTACCTTCCCCGACGAATTCCACCAATAGTCAGAGTATAACTGAAAGCAGTTATTCTGCTGCTAAGGTAAAACATGATACAAATCTTACCCCGATGTCCTCTACTAGTAAAGATTATAAGTCAGGAATGGGTGTTGACCAAAGTAAGCCACCACCTAAGAAGGCAAAAATTATACGACTGGAGCGTAAacagaataaattattgtcaatGGGAAAATCAACAAcagaaattaatgaaatattaaacCAGGGAAAATCAATAGCTGTTGGCAAAACGTTGGAGGAATTATTTCATGAAGAAAATGTGGGACAGAAGAAACTAGAG GAATGGGTCCCAGCTGATGGCCCACCACAAGGATATGGATCTTTTCATCAGCAATACTGGCTTAACAATCAACTAATTGCTGTTGGTGTAATAGATATCTTACCATCATGCATTTCCAGTGTGTACTTCTTTTACGATCCAATTTACTCACACATCTCTCTAGGAACATATGG TTCTCTTCGAGAAGTGATGTTAACAAGGCAGTTGAATAAATTAGTTCCAaatctgaaatattattacatgGGTTTCTATATTCATACATGCCCAAAAATGCGATATAAGGCTGGACTACGTCCATCAAAACTATTATGCCCAGAGACATATGTATGGTGTGACATTGAAAACTGCCTGCCAAAGTTggacaaagaaaaatacagcAGACTGAATGAAGATCTAGATGCTATTGATCAAAACTTGAGCAATGATATCACACAA GTATCAGTTTGTTACAACAGAAAGATCATACCCTACcatatttacaaaaaacaaGCACATTCGTCAGCTGATGAAGATGAAATCAGGGAATACAGTCACCTTGTAGGAACAAGGTGTGCACGAAACTTGGCCCTTTATCGCAGATGA
- the LOC124300371 gene encoding arginyl-tRNA--protein transferase 1 isoform X2 — protein sequence MSRKSPSLVEYFAEREKHKCGYCKSPDTNCSHGMWAYTLKVQDYQDLIDRGWRRSGNYCYKPIMDQTCCPMYTIKCEALEFKISKSQKKLMKRMSKFLKGELKKNDTALCDEFVQDDSDSRLMEVQNCAEQVERARNNATNIDVSLIADTLDLRLPSPTNSTNSQSITESSYSAAKVKHDTNLTPMSSTSKDYKSGMGVDQSKPPPKKAKIIRLERKQNKLLSMGKSTTEINEILNQGKSIAVGKTLEELFHEENVGQKKLEIKLVSISSEEFLDTFELSVNLYKKYQMAVHKELPEECDKDSFTEFLCKSPLQEWVPADGPPQGYGSFHQQYWLNNQLIAVGVIDILPSCISSVYFFYDPIYSHISLGTYGSLREVMLTRQLNKLVPNLKYYYMGFYIHTCPKMRYKAGLRPSKLLCPETYVWCDIENCLPKLDKEKYSRLNEDLDAIDQNLSNDITQVSVCYNRKIIPYHIYKKQAHSSADEDEIREYSHLVGTRCARNLALYRR from the exons atgtcgagaaaGTCCCCAAGTCTTGTCGAATATTTCGCAGAGCGTGAAAAACACAAATGCGGCTACTGCAAGAGTCCTGATACAAACTGTAGCCATG GCATGTGGGCATATACCTTAAAAGTTCAAGACTATCAGGACCTTATCGATAGAGGCTGGAGGCGCAGTGGCAATTATTGTTACAAACCTATAATGGACCAGACTTGTTGTCCCATGTATACTATCAA ATGTGAAGCATTGGAATTCAAAATATCTAAGTCGCAAAAGAAGCTAATGAAAAGAATGTCCAAGTTCTTGAAAggtgaattgaaaaagaatgaTACAGCACTTTGTGATGAATTTGTTCAAGACGACTCAG attcccGTCTTATGGAAGTTCAGAATTGTGCTGAACAAGTTGAAAGAGCACGTAATAATGCTACCAATATTGACGTGTCTCTAATTGCTGATACACTTGATCTAAGATTACCTTCCCCGACGAATTCCACCAATAGTCAGAGTATAACTGAAAGCAGTTATTCTGCTGCTAAGGTAAAACATGATACAAATCTTACCCCGATGTCCTCTACTAGTAAAGATTATAAGTCAGGAATGGGTGTTGACCAAAGTAAGCCACCACCTAAGAAGGCAAAAATTATACGACTGGAGCGTAAacagaataaattattgtcaatGGGAAAATCAACAAcagaaattaatgaaatattaaacCAGGGAAAATCAATAGCTGTTGGCAAAACGTTGGAGGAATTATTTCATGAAGAAAATGTGGGACAGAAGAAACTAGAG ATTAAATTGGTAAGCATTTCATCTGAAGAGTTTCTGGATACTTTTGAATTAAGTGTAAATCTTTATAAAAAGTATCAAATGGCAGTTCATAAAGAATTGCCTGAAGAATGTGACAAAGATTCGTTTACAGAGTTTCTCTGCAAAAGTCCGTTGCAG GAATGGGTCCCAGCTGATGGCCCACCACAAGGATATGGATCTTTTCATCAGCAATACTGGCTTAACAATCAACTAATTGCTGTTGGTGTAATAGATATCTTACCATCATGCATTTCCAGTGTGTACTTCTTTTACGATCCAATTTACTCACACATCTCTCTAGGAACATATGG TTCTCTTCGAGAAGTGATGTTAACAAGGCAGTTGAATAAATTAGTTCCAaatctgaaatattattacatgGGTTTCTATATTCATACATGCCCAAAAATGCGATATAAGGCTGGACTACGTCCATCAAAACTATTATGCCCAGAGACATATGTATGGTGTGACATTGAAAACTGCCTGCCAAAGTTggacaaagaaaaatacagcAGACTGAATGAAGATCTAGATGCTATTGATCAAAACTTGAGCAATGATATCACACAA GTATCAGTTTGTTACAACAGAAAGATCATACCCTACcatatttacaaaaaacaaGCACATTCGTCAGCTGATGAAGATGAAATCAGGGAATACAGTCACCTTGTAGGAACAAGGTGTGCACGAAACTTGGCCCTTTATCGCAGATGA
- the LOC124300371 gene encoding arginyl-tRNA--protein transferase 1 isoform X1 → MSRKSPSLVEYFAEREKHKCGYCKSPDTNCSHGMWAYTLKVQDYQDLIDRGWRRSGNYCYKPIMDQTCCPMYTIKCEALEFKISKSQKKLMKRMSKFLKGELKKNDTALCDEFVQDDSDSRLMEVQNCAEQVERARNNATNIDVSLIADTLDLRLPSPTNSTNSQSITESSYSAAKVKHDTNLTPMSSTSKDYKSGMGVDQSKPPPKKAKIIRLERKQNKLLSMGKSTTEINEILNQGKSIAVGKTLEELFHEENVGQKKLELRLVRTSPMSSEYISTSQQSYELYKKYQMAIHKDRAEQVTQQQYTRFLVESPLQEWVPADGPPQGYGSFHQQYWLNNQLIAVGVIDILPSCISSVYFFYDPIYSHISLGTYGSLREVMLTRQLNKLVPNLKYYYMGFYIHTCPKMRYKAGLRPSKLLCPETYVWCDIENCLPKLDKEKYSRLNEDLDAIDQNLSNDITQVSVCYNRKIIPYHIYKKQAHSSADEDEIREYSHLVGTRCARNLALYRR, encoded by the exons atgtcgagaaaGTCCCCAAGTCTTGTCGAATATTTCGCAGAGCGTGAAAAACACAAATGCGGCTACTGCAAGAGTCCTGATACAAACTGTAGCCATG GCATGTGGGCATATACCTTAAAAGTTCAAGACTATCAGGACCTTATCGATAGAGGCTGGAGGCGCAGTGGCAATTATTGTTACAAACCTATAATGGACCAGACTTGTTGTCCCATGTATACTATCAA ATGTGAAGCATTGGAATTCAAAATATCTAAGTCGCAAAAGAAGCTAATGAAAAGAATGTCCAAGTTCTTGAAAggtgaattgaaaaagaatgaTACAGCACTTTGTGATGAATTTGTTCAAGACGACTCAG attcccGTCTTATGGAAGTTCAGAATTGTGCTGAACAAGTTGAAAGAGCACGTAATAATGCTACCAATATTGACGTGTCTCTAATTGCTGATACACTTGATCTAAGATTACCTTCCCCGACGAATTCCACCAATAGTCAGAGTATAACTGAAAGCAGTTATTCTGCTGCTAAGGTAAAACATGATACAAATCTTACCCCGATGTCCTCTACTAGTAAAGATTATAAGTCAGGAATGGGTGTTGACCAAAGTAAGCCACCACCTAAGAAGGCAAAAATTATACGACTGGAGCGTAAacagaataaattattgtcaatGGGAAAATCAACAAcagaaattaatgaaatattaaacCAGGGAAAATCAATAGCTGTTGGCAAAACGTTGGAGGAATTATTTCATGAAGAAAATGTGGGACAGAAGAAACTAGAG TTGCGGCTTGTTAGAACCTCACCAATGAGCAGTGAGTATATCAGCACTTCGCAGCAAAGTTAcgaattgtacaaaaaatatcaaatggCAATACATAAGGACCGAGCTGAGCAGGTTACGCAACAACAATATACAAGGTTCCTTGTAGAATCACCTTTACAG GAATGGGTCCCAGCTGATGGCCCACCACAAGGATATGGATCTTTTCATCAGCAATACTGGCTTAACAATCAACTAATTGCTGTTGGTGTAATAGATATCTTACCATCATGCATTTCCAGTGTGTACTTCTTTTACGATCCAATTTACTCACACATCTCTCTAGGAACATATGG TTCTCTTCGAGAAGTGATGTTAACAAGGCAGTTGAATAAATTAGTTCCAaatctgaaatattattacatgGGTTTCTATATTCATACATGCCCAAAAATGCGATATAAGGCTGGACTACGTCCATCAAAACTATTATGCCCAGAGACATATGTATGGTGTGACATTGAAAACTGCCTGCCAAAGTTggacaaagaaaaatacagcAGACTGAATGAAGATCTAGATGCTATTGATCAAAACTTGAGCAATGATATCACACAA GTATCAGTTTGTTACAACAGAAAGATCATACCCTACcatatttacaaaaaacaaGCACATTCGTCAGCTGATGAAGATGAAATCAGGGAATACAGTCACCTTGTAGGAACAAGGTGTGCACGAAACTTGGCCCTTTATCGCAGATGA
- the LOC124300371 gene encoding arginyl-tRNA--protein transferase 1 isoform X6, which yields MKRMSKFLKGELKKNDTALCDEFVQDDSDSRLMEVQNCAEQVERARNNATNIDVSLIADTLDLRLPSPTNSTNSQSITESSYSAAKVKHDTNLTPMSSTSKDYKSGMGVDQSKPPPKKAKIIRLERKQNKLLSMGKSTTEINEILNQGKSIAVGKTLEELFHEENVGQKKLELRLVRTSPMSSEYISTSQQSYELYKKYQMAIHKDRAEQVTQQQYTRFLVESPLQEWVPADGPPQGYGSFHQQYWLNNQLIAVGVIDILPSCISSVYFFYDPIYSHISLGTYGSLREVMLTRQLNKLVPNLKYYYMGFYIHTCPKMRYKAGLRPSKLLCPETYVWCDIENCLPKLDKEKYSRLNEDLDAIDQNLSNDITQVSVCYNRKIIPYHIYKKQAHSSADEDEIREYSHLVGTRCARNLALYRR from the exons ATGAAAAGAATGTCCAAGTTCTTGAAAggtgaattgaaaaagaatgaTACAGCACTTTGTGATGAATTTGTTCAAGACGACTCAG attcccGTCTTATGGAAGTTCAGAATTGTGCTGAACAAGTTGAAAGAGCACGTAATAATGCTACCAATATTGACGTGTCTCTAATTGCTGATACACTTGATCTAAGATTACCTTCCCCGACGAATTCCACCAATAGTCAGAGTATAACTGAAAGCAGTTATTCTGCTGCTAAGGTAAAACATGATACAAATCTTACCCCGATGTCCTCTACTAGTAAAGATTATAAGTCAGGAATGGGTGTTGACCAAAGTAAGCCACCACCTAAGAAGGCAAAAATTATACGACTGGAGCGTAAacagaataaattattgtcaatGGGAAAATCAACAAcagaaattaatgaaatattaaacCAGGGAAAATCAATAGCTGTTGGCAAAACGTTGGAGGAATTATTTCATGAAGAAAATGTGGGACAGAAGAAACTAGAG TTGCGGCTTGTTAGAACCTCACCAATGAGCAGTGAGTATATCAGCACTTCGCAGCAAAGTTAcgaattgtacaaaaaatatcaaatggCAATACATAAGGACCGAGCTGAGCAGGTTACGCAACAACAATATACAAGGTTCCTTGTAGAATCACCTTTACAG GAATGGGTCCCAGCTGATGGCCCACCACAAGGATATGGATCTTTTCATCAGCAATACTGGCTTAACAATCAACTAATTGCTGTTGGTGTAATAGATATCTTACCATCATGCATTTCCAGTGTGTACTTCTTTTACGATCCAATTTACTCACACATCTCTCTAGGAACATATGG TTCTCTTCGAGAAGTGATGTTAACAAGGCAGTTGAATAAATTAGTTCCAaatctgaaatattattacatgGGTTTCTATATTCATACATGCCCAAAAATGCGATATAAGGCTGGACTACGTCCATCAAAACTATTATGCCCAGAGACATATGTATGGTGTGACATTGAAAACTGCCTGCCAAAGTTggacaaagaaaaatacagcAGACTGAATGAAGATCTAGATGCTATTGATCAAAACTTGAGCAATGATATCACACAA GTATCAGTTTGTTACAACAGAAAGATCATACCCTACcatatttacaaaaaacaaGCACATTCGTCAGCTGATGAAGATGAAATCAGGGAATACAGTCACCTTGTAGGAACAAGGTGTGCACGAAACTTGGCCCTTTATCGCAGATGA